Proteins from a single region of Pseudodesulfovibrio portus:
- a CDS encoding universal stress protein yields MTSDDRLRILICIGGGPDAYAGLKYAARLSKKSCADISLLFVRPLDSGLQSGGMEVRVARENILDWGLELPGMTQLKTARDILVDLGEITDEKNREWRHRDISGDPAGEYVIEYENPCGATISLCLRTAKDVTSAVADEAKRFKADLVIVGASPQPMSGLKKLLSAKPLALKIASVCEQSIIVARHLEPGHGHLVCVQDTDQSRAMLPEAIRYAHACQCPASILSVAPTDKDLPRAQKAVDEAAAAFKAAGITPHETLVEVGDPVQTIITIGFDFSLILASESLKPWFAKGFSVSHEVARQARNSVMIVK; encoded by the coding sequence ATGACCTCGGACGACAGACTGCGCATCCTCATCTGCATCGGCGGCGGCCCGGATGCCTACGCCGGGCTCAAGTACGCGGCCCGGCTCAGCAAAAAAAGCTGCGCCGACATATCCCTGCTCTTCGTTCGCCCCCTGGACAGCGGGCTGCAGTCCGGCGGCATGGAAGTGCGCGTGGCCCGCGAAAACATCCTGGACTGGGGACTGGAACTGCCCGGCATGACCCAGCTCAAGACCGCCCGGGACATCCTCGTGGACCTGGGCGAGATCACGGACGAAAAAAACCGCGAATGGCGCCACCGCGACATCTCCGGCGATCCGGCCGGCGAATACGTCATCGAATATGAAAACCCCTGCGGCGCGACGATTTCCCTTTGCCTGCGCACCGCCAAGGACGTGACCTCCGCCGTGGCCGACGAGGCGAAACGGTTCAAGGCCGACCTGGTCATCGTCGGCGCGTCGCCCCAACCCATGTCCGGCCTCAAGAAGCTCCTGTCCGCCAAGCCCCTGGCCCTCAAAATAGCCTCGGTCTGCGAACAGTCCATCATAGTGGCCCGGCACCTCGAACCCGGCCACGGCCATTTGGTCTGCGTCCAGGACACCGACCAGTCGCGGGCCATGCTGCCCGAAGCCATCCGCTACGCCCACGCCTGCCAGTGCCCGGCGTCCATCCTGTCCGTGGCCCCCACCGACAAGGACCTGCCGCGCGCACAGAAGGCCGTGGACGAAGCCGCAGCCGCGTTCAAGGCCGCAGGCATCACCCCCCACGAGACCCTGGTCGAAGTCGGCGACCCCGTGCAGACCATCATCACCATCGGCTTCGACTTCTCCCTCATCCTCGCCTCGGAATCGCTCAAACCCTGGTTCGCCAAAGGGTTCAGCGTATCCCACGAGGTGGCCCGGCAAGCCCGGAACTCGGTCATGATCGTGAAGTAG
- a CDS encoding phosphate acyltransferase yields the protein MPYPPITNLQELVGAALEHGGGDLPKVAIARSAEGFVLRAGVEAFERGVAEPVLIGDMDETRRIADERGLDISRFRQLHITDDDRAVFEAVRLFREGEARFIMKGLVSTAMLLKAVLNKETGVPHPSRILSHVAVFESPIDGRVMILTDAGVNIAPTLQRKIDILKNALDVARALGIEAPRCAILAATEKINYPAMPATLDGDILTKMARQGEFGDARVLGPLSLDLAVSREAAATKRFDDPVAGSADILVTPNIEAGNVLYKALSTLSGCIMASVVVGSRVPVVVPSRGDSDASKFHSIALASVLAGRSGS from the coding sequence GTGCCCTACCCACCCATAACCAATTTGCAGGAGCTCGTGGGGGCAGCCCTGGAGCACGGGGGAGGGGACCTGCCCAAGGTCGCCATCGCCCGGTCCGCCGAGGGCTTCGTGCTCCGGGCGGGCGTGGAGGCGTTCGAGCGCGGCGTGGCCGAGCCCGTGCTCATCGGCGATATGGACGAGACCCGGCGCATCGCGGACGAGCGGGGGCTGGACATCTCCCGGTTCCGCCAGCTGCACATCACCGACGACGACCGGGCCGTGTTCGAGGCGGTTCGGTTGTTCCGCGAGGGCGAGGCCCGGTTCATCATGAAGGGGCTGGTGTCCACGGCCATGCTGCTCAAGGCGGTGCTCAACAAGGAGACCGGCGTGCCGCACCCGTCGCGCATCCTGAGCCACGTGGCGGTTTTCGAGTCGCCCATCGACGGACGGGTGATGATCCTGACCGACGCGGGCGTGAATATCGCACCCACCCTGCAGCGCAAGATCGACATTTTGAAGAACGCGCTGGACGTTGCCCGGGCGCTCGGTATCGAAGCGCCCCGGTGCGCCATCCTGGCGGCAACGGAAAAGATCAACTATCCGGCCATGCCCGCCACCCTGGACGGCGACATCCTGACCAAGATGGCCCGGCAGGGGGAGTTCGGCGACGCCCGCGTGCTCGGACCGCTCTCCCTGGACCTGGCCGTTTCCAGAGAGGCGGCGGCCACCAAGCGGTTCGACGATCCGGTGGCCGGGAGCGCCGACATCCTGGTCACGCCCAACATCGAGGCGGGCAACGTTCTGTACAAGGCGCTGTCCACCCTGTCCGGCTGCATCATGGCCTCGGTGGTGGTGGGCAGCCGCGTGCCCGTGGTGGTCCCGTCCCGGGGCGACTCGGACGCGAGCAAATTTCACTCCATTGCCCTGGCCTCGGTGCTGGCCGGCCGGAGCGGGTCGTGA
- a CDS encoding thermonuclease family protein gives MSSRNALFGLIILAALLLPGAASAQMVTFIKIIDGDSLLVEAGGRSMEVRLIGVDAPEFKQEYGLQAKEFSLKFCFGHKLRLEFDKELVDRYGRVLAYVHRGDKMLNREILEAGLAIAVRIKPNIRRYAAFKAAEQLAVGKKHGFWKQGGLRMTPAQWRKAHPQKRRD, from the coding sequence ATGAGTTCACGCAATGCCCTTTTCGGCCTCATCATTCTTGCCGCGCTGCTCCTGCCCGGCGCGGCTTCGGCCCAGATGGTCACCTTCATCAAGATCATCGACGGCGACTCCCTGCTCGTCGAGGCCGGGGGCCGGTCCATGGAGGTGCGCCTCATCGGCGTGGATGCCCCTGAATTCAAGCAGGAGTATGGCCTCCAGGCCAAGGAGTTCTCTCTCAAGTTCTGCTTCGGCCACAAGCTGCGCCTGGAGTTCGACAAGGAGTTGGTCGACCGCTACGGCCGCGTGCTCGCCTACGTCCACCGGGGCGACAAGATGCTCAACCGGGAGATTCTCGAGGCCGGTCTTGCCATTGCCGTCAGGATCAAACCCAATATCCGCCGCTACGCCGCCTTCAAGGCGGCAGAGCAACTGGCCGTCGGCAAGAAACACGGCTTCTGGAAGCAGGGCGGTCTGAGGATGACCCCTGCCCAGTGGCGCAAGGCGCATCCGCAGAAACGACGCGACTAG
- a CDS encoding CheR family methyltransferase, protein MGSLFSKSTTLRKGVRITDEEFVQLRDFIYEKSGIFVDVKRKYLFESRFSKRLDELRLTSFFDYTKYLKYDKKKDEELKHLFELVTTNETSFYRDMRQLEAFRDNVLKEALNEQRKKGRLELNIWSAGCSSGEEPYTLAILLMETLGLELPRWKISITAADLSAQMVARGKEGIYKEYAFKTTPDAIRKKYFKEVEGGWQIAPAVRNMVNFVQMNLNDTLSLKRVPRSQIVFCRNVIIYFDDAMKKKVVGSFYDNLHPGGCLMIGHSESLHKISQVFKPVSYPGTIAYMKEK, encoded by the coding sequence ATGGGGTCTTTGTTTTCCAAGTCCACCACCTTGCGGAAGGGCGTCAGGATCACGGATGAAGAGTTCGTGCAACTGCGTGATTTCATATATGAAAAAAGTGGAATATTCGTCGATGTCAAACGCAAGTATCTTTTCGAGAGCCGGTTTTCGAAGCGGCTTGACGAATTGCGGCTGACCAGCTTTTTCGACTACACCAAGTATCTCAAATACGACAAGAAAAAGGATGAGGAGCTCAAGCACCTCTTCGAGCTGGTGACCACCAACGAGACCAGCTTTTATCGGGACATGCGCCAACTGGAGGCCTTCCGGGACAACGTTCTGAAGGAAGCCCTGAATGAACAGCGCAAAAAGGGCCGGCTGGAATTGAACATCTGGTCTGCGGGCTGTTCGTCCGGTGAAGAGCCCTACACCCTGGCCATCCTGCTCATGGAAACCCTGGGGCTCGAGTTGCCCCGGTGGAAGATTTCCATCACTGCGGCAGACCTTTCGGCCCAGATGGTTGCCCGGGGCAAGGAAGGCATATACAAGGAATACGCGTTCAAGACCACGCCCGACGCCATCCGCAAGAAGTATTTCAAGGAAGTGGAGGGCGGGTGGCAGATCGCCCCGGCCGTCAGGAACATGGTCAATTTCGTGCAGATGAACCTGAACGACACTCTGTCCCTCAAGCGGGTGCCCCGCTCCCAGATCGTGTTCTGCCGGAACGTCATCATCTATTTCGACGACGCCATGAAGAAGAAGGTGGTCGGCTCGTTCTATGACAACCTCCATCCCGGAGGATGCCTCATGATCGGCCATTCCGAATCGCTTCACAAGATATCCCAAGTCTTCAAACCGGTTTCCTATCCAGGAACCATAGCGTACATGAAGGAAAAATAG
- a CDS encoding HDOD domain-containing protein, with protein MVLASDLIASDGRMLFKSGTELEDRHLVLLKRIGVTQADVEPSLDSLDEETLMAVEDYVRDFFLYVNPDFEPSIHMFRVALELTARSVAGGWELPDADTRRAASVEHMEDIFIKGMGDPSTIVRHETELASFPDIFFRIKEVLEDEAASADRIAKVVSTDMSLAAKLIKLVNSPLYGFPQNIDSITRAVALVGAKELSTLALGISAINYFKDIPPELIDMRTFWRHSITCGIFAKILAGTQTGLSPERFFIGGLLHDVGRLILFKKLPYASSEAMLFSRENSIPLVEAELTVMDFCHTDISAPLLQAWKFPQGLADMINFHHSPMEFPNPLEPAIIHVADNLANAVEIAQGGMYVMPTLDEQAWELLGIDAEEFVEDAVKQYAEQIDVIMSAFF; from the coding sequence ATGGTTCTGGCTTCCGATCTCATCGCCTCTGACGGTCGGATGCTTTTCAAGTCCGGCACCGAGCTTGAAGACCGCCACCTGGTCCTGCTCAAACGGATCGGCGTGACCCAGGCCGACGTGGAGCCCTCCCTGGACAGCCTCGACGAGGAAACCCTCATGGCCGTCGAGGACTATGTCCGTGATTTCTTCCTGTACGTGAACCCGGATTTCGAACCCTCCATCCATATGTTCAGGGTCGCCCTGGAACTGACCGCCAGGAGCGTGGCCGGGGGATGGGAGCTGCCCGATGCGGACACCCGCCGCGCCGCCAGCGTGGAGCACATGGAGGACATCTTCATCAAGGGCATGGGCGACCCCTCCACCATCGTCAGGCACGAGACCGAACTGGCCAGTTTCCCGGATATCTTTTTCCGCATCAAGGAAGTCCTCGAGGACGAGGCCGCGTCCGCCGACCGCATCGCCAAGGTGGTCAGCACGGACATGAGCCTGGCCGCCAAGCTCATCAAGCTGGTCAACTCGCCCCTGTACGGATTCCCCCAGAACATCGACTCCATCACGCGGGCCGTGGCCCTGGTGGGCGCCAAGGAGCTGTCCACCCTGGCGCTGGGCATTTCGGCCATCAACTATTTCAAGGATATCCCCCCGGAACTGATCGACATGAGGACGTTCTGGCGGCATTCCATCACCTGCGGCATCTTCGCCAAGATTCTGGCCGGGACCCAGACCGGGCTTTCGCCGGAAAGATTCTTCATCGGCGGGCTGCTGCACGACGTGGGCAGGCTGATCCTGTTCAAGAAGCTGCCCTATGCCTCGTCCGAGGCCATGCTTTTCTCCCGCGAGAATTCCATTCCCCTGGTGGAGGCCGAACTCACGGTCATGGACTTCTGCCATACCGACATCAGCGCTCCCCTGCTCCAGGCCTGGAAATTCCCCCAGGGACTGGCCGACATGATCAACTTCCACCACTCCCCCATGGAGTTCCCCAACCCGCTGGAACCCGCCATCATCCACGTGGCCGACAACCTGGCCAATGCCGTGGAAATCGCTCAGGGCGGCATGTACGTCATGCCCACCCTGGATGAACAGGCCTGGGAACTGCTGGGGATCGATGCCGAGGAATTCGTCGAGGATGCCGTGAAACAGTACGCGGAACAGATCGACGTCATCATGAGCGCCTTTTTCTAG
- the ilvN gene encoding acetolactate synthase small subunit: MIRTLSALCKNEPGVLGQMALECGKYNANILSLAAGETENPEISRIVLCVDGDDAAIDEVEKYLESLDAIIQIDDLSRKDFVDRELVMVKVSMDRANTGQLMQIFEVFRANVVGMGQETVTVELSGDQERVDGLIKILAPYGIKSMCRSGMIALKRGDE; the protein is encoded by the coding sequence TTGATACGCACATTATCCGCCTTGTGTAAGAACGAGCCCGGCGTTCTGGGGCAGATGGCCCTGGAATGCGGCAAATACAACGCCAATATATTGTCCCTGGCCGCCGGGGAGACCGAGAACCCCGAGATTTCCCGCATCGTGCTCTGCGTGGACGGCGACGACGCGGCCATCGACGAGGTCGAGAAGTATCTCGAATCCCTGGACGCAATCATCCAGATCGACGACCTGTCGCGCAAGGATTTCGTGGACCGGGAGCTGGTCATGGTCAAGGTGTCCATGGACCGGGCCAACACCGGCCAGCTGATGCAGATTTTCGAGGTCTTTCGCGCCAACGTGGTCGGCATGGGCCAGGAGACGGTCACCGTGGAGCTGTCCGGCGACCAGGAGCGCGTGGACGGGTTGATCAAGATTCTCGCGCCCTACGGCATCAAGTCCATGTGCCGGTCAGGCATGATCGCCCTCAAGCGCGGGGACGAATAG
- a CDS encoding phage capsid protein has protein sequence MSTTVSNGFVTQYVEMVHQAYQGRGSKLRHTVRLQEGVEGSKCVFQKVGKGAAGKKTRHGNVPLMNLNHSNVSCTLSDWYAAEYVDKLDELKDKSDEKQVAADAGAWALGRKIDELIITKLDGASNVVAEAEAGLTKDKILQAFGTLNANDVPDDGHRFALVGPHQWNELLNIQEFKSSDYAGEQYPWLKGTESRTWLGITWMFHTGLPVDAGSRKCFIYHRNAAGLAEGQKVQAFVDWVPEKAAHLVDHMLSAGACLIDPDGVIEIMCDDDAVIL, from the coding sequence ATGTCCACGACCGTCAGCAACGGGTTTGTCACCCAATATGTGGAAATGGTGCACCAGGCCTATCAGGGCCGGGGCTCCAAACTGCGCCACACCGTCCGCCTCCAGGAAGGCGTGGAAGGCTCCAAGTGCGTCTTCCAGAAGGTCGGCAAGGGCGCGGCGGGCAAGAAGACCCGCCACGGCAACGTGCCGCTCATGAACCTCAACCACTCCAACGTGTCCTGCACCCTGTCCGACTGGTACGCCGCCGAGTACGTCGACAAGCTCGACGAGCTCAAGGACAAGAGCGACGAGAAGCAGGTGGCCGCCGATGCCGGTGCCTGGGCGCTTGGGCGCAAGATCGACGAACTGATCATCACCAAGCTCGACGGCGCCTCCAACGTGGTGGCCGAAGCCGAGGCCGGCCTGACCAAGGACAAGATCCTCCAGGCCTTCGGCACCCTCAACGCCAACGACGTGCCCGACGACGGCCACCGTTTCGCCCTGGTCGGTCCGCACCAGTGGAACGAGCTGCTCAACATCCAGGAGTTCAAGTCCAGCGACTACGCGGGTGAACAGTACCCCTGGCTCAAGGGCACCGAGTCCCGCACCTGGCTGGGCATCACCTGGATGTTCCACACCGGGCTGCCCGTGGACGCGGGCTCCCGCAAGTGCTTCATCTACCACCGCAACGCCGCGGGCCTGGCCGAGGGCCAGAAGGTCCAGGCGTTCGTGGACTGGGTGCCGGAAAAGGCCGCCCACCTGGTGGACCACATGCTGTCCGCCGGTGCCTGCCTCATCGACCCGGACGGCGTCATCGAGATCATGTGCGACGACGACGCGGTGATTCTCTAA
- a CDS encoding SLC13 family permease, with protein MVYAASIVINYLREKKWFFITLVIQAAMFLSPAPESVSPDGWKVLIMTVGATMLFITEPIPLPAVALLIILGQIFLLKLDSSLVAKSLMKDSVLFIMGSLMLAVALVKQKLDKRLALLIVRVTGPNAYRIAFGISVFSGILASFIGEHTVAAMMLPVALSLLQLATDDPQKRRALAVLFLFSISYACAMAGIGTPSGGARNAIMIDYLRGFFATDDPATYAYSVSYLDWMIYAYPIFLIQLPLMHLILRSTFKTDLTDLGPAIEQLKKQVGSEGSLSGSNYVAIGLFLLTLIGWVGFSSEVGMGTIALLGAVLFLIAGLVRWQDINSGVNWGVVLLYAAAISLGVQMRDTGAAAWVAGLFMDSLAPLGMDHGIGLLAAVMALTTFITNTMSNGAAVAVLGPIVLSIAVGTETNPLAVGMVTAISSAFAYFTVIGTPASTIVYSSGYLRPGDFMKVGWRMALMSFIVLLAASKLYWPLTGL; from the coding sequence GTGGTGTATGCTGCCTCCATCGTGATCAATTACCTGCGCGAAAAAAAATGGTTCTTCATCACCCTGGTGATCCAGGCGGCCATGTTCCTGTCCCCGGCCCCGGAATCGGTCTCGCCCGACGGCTGGAAGGTCCTGATCATGACCGTGGGCGCGACCATGCTCTTCATCACCGAGCCCATCCCGCTGCCCGCCGTGGCCCTGCTCATCATCCTCGGCCAGATATTCCTGCTCAAGCTCGACTCCTCCCTGGTGGCCAAATCGCTGATGAAGGACTCCGTGCTCTTCATCATGGGCTCGCTCATGCTGGCCGTGGCCCTGGTCAAGCAGAAGCTGGACAAGCGGCTGGCCCTGCTCATCGTCCGCGTCACCGGACCGAACGCCTATCGCATCGCCTTCGGCATCTCGGTTTTTTCCGGCATCCTGGCCTCCTTCATCGGCGAGCACACCGTGGCCGCCATGATGCTGCCCGTGGCCCTGTCCCTGCTCCAGCTGGCCACGGACGACCCGCAGAAACGGCGCGCCCTGGCCGTGCTCTTCCTCTTTTCCATCTCGTACGCCTGCGCCATGGCCGGAATCGGCACGCCGTCCGGCGGCGCGCGCAACGCCATCATGATAGACTACCTGCGCGGCTTCTTCGCCACGGACGATCCCGCCACCTACGCCTATTCCGTCAGCTACCTGGACTGGATGATATACGCCTACCCCATCTTCCTGATCCAGTTGCCGCTCATGCACCTGATCCTGCGCTCCACCTTCAAGACCGACCTCACGGACCTCGGCCCGGCCATCGAGCAGCTCAAGAAGCAGGTGGGCAGCGAAGGCTCCCTCTCGGGCAGCAACTACGTGGCCATCGGCCTGTTCCTGCTGACCCTGATCGGCTGGGTGGGGTTTTCCTCCGAAGTGGGCATGGGCACCATCGCCCTGCTCGGCGCGGTCCTGTTCCTCATCGCCGGGCTGGTTCGCTGGCAGGACATCAACTCCGGCGTCAACTGGGGCGTGGTCCTGCTGTACGCCGCAGCCATCTCCCTGGGCGTGCAGATGCGCGACACCGGCGCGGCGGCCTGGGTGGCCGGGCTGTTCATGGACTCCCTGGCCCCGCTGGGCATGGACCACGGCATCGGCCTGCTGGCCGCGGTCATGGCCCTGACCACCTTCATCACCAACACCATGTCCAACGGCGCGGCCGTGGCCGTACTCGGCCCCATCGTCCTGTCCATCGCCGTGGGCACCGAGACCAACCCGCTGGCCGTGGGCATGGTCACCGCCATTTCCAGCGCCTTCGCCTATTTCACGGTCATCGGCACGCCGGCCTCGACCATCGTCTATTCCTCCGGCTACCTGCGTCCGGGAGACTTCATGAAAGTGGGCTGGCGTATGGCGCTCATGTCGTTTATCGTCCTTTTAGCGGCGTCGAAACTCTACTGGCCCCTGACCGGCCTCTAA
- the hcp gene encoding hydroxylamine reductase, with protein MFCYQCEQAAKGGCTKIGVCGKTDNTATLQDLLLHLTKGLSQVAVAARKNGIEDAEANLFTVKAVFSTLTNVNFDDARFVKLINECVTLRDSLKAKVPGVEFDGPAVLVPALDIPGLVAQGRQFGVENDPEPNPDLKSLKQTLTYGLKGVAAYADHAAILGKEDNELYAKIQELLAATLSTDLTLEQCVEAGLECGRINIRAMELLDDANTSTYGHPEPTEVKLGATAGKAILVSGHDLKDLETLLRQTEGKGINIYTHGEMLPCHGYPELKKYPHLAGHYGTAWQNQKKEFAEFPGAILMTTNCIQDPKNYIENIFTTGLVGWPGAVHVGNEDFTPVIERALAMDGFAADTDKGSVMVGFARNAVMSVAGTVIDAVKAGDIKHFFLVGGCDGAKPGRNYYTEFVEKTPKDTIVLTLACGKFRFFDKQLGDIGGIPRLLDIGQCNDAYSAVQIALALADAFDCGVNDLPLSLVLSWYEQKAVAILLSLLALGIKNIKLGPTLPAFITPNVLNYLVENYNIAPITTPDQDLAELLG; from the coding sequence ATGTTTTGTTACCAATGTGAACAGGCCGCAAAAGGCGGCTGCACCAAGATCGGCGTGTGCGGCAAAACCGACAACACCGCCACCCTCCAGGACCTTCTCCTCCACCTGACCAAAGGCCTTTCCCAGGTTGCCGTGGCCGCCCGCAAAAACGGCATCGAAGACGCCGAAGCCAATCTCTTCACCGTCAAGGCCGTCTTCTCCACCCTGACCAACGTCAACTTCGACGACGCCCGGTTCGTCAAGCTCATCAACGAGTGCGTGACCCTGCGAGACTCCCTCAAGGCCAAGGTCCCCGGCGTGGAGTTCGACGGCCCGGCCGTGCTCGTCCCGGCGCTGGACATCCCCGGCCTGGTCGCCCAGGGCAGGCAGTTCGGCGTGGAAAACGACCCCGAACCCAACCCGGACCTCAAGTCCCTCAAGCAGACCCTGACATACGGCCTCAAGGGCGTGGCCGCCTACGCCGACCATGCCGCCATCCTCGGCAAGGAAGACAACGAGCTGTACGCCAAAATCCAGGAACTCCTGGCCGCCACCCTGTCCACCGACCTGACCCTGGAACAATGCGTTGAAGCCGGTCTCGAATGCGGCCGCATCAACATCCGGGCCATGGAGCTGCTGGACGACGCCAACACCTCCACCTACGGCCATCCCGAGCCCACCGAGGTCAAACTCGGAGCCACCGCAGGCAAGGCCATCCTCGTGTCCGGCCACGACCTCAAGGACCTTGAGACCCTGCTCCGGCAGACCGAGGGCAAGGGCATCAACATCTACACCCACGGCGAGATGCTGCCCTGCCACGGCTACCCCGAGTTGAAGAAATACCCGCACCTGGCCGGTCACTACGGCACCGCCTGGCAGAACCAGAAAAAGGAATTCGCCGAGTTCCCGGGCGCCATCCTGATGACCACCAACTGCATCCAGGACCCCAAGAACTACATCGAGAACATCTTCACCACCGGCCTGGTGGGCTGGCCCGGCGCAGTGCACGTGGGCAACGAAGACTTCACCCCGGTCATCGAGCGCGCCCTGGCCATGGACGGCTTTGCAGCCGACACCGACAAAGGCTCCGTCATGGTCGGCTTTGCCCGCAACGCCGTCATGTCCGTGGCCGGAACCGTCATCGACGCGGTCAAGGCCGGCGACATCAAGCACTTCTTCCTGGTGGGCGGCTGCGACGGCGCCAAGCCCGGCCGCAACTACTACACCGAGTTCGTGGAAAAGACCCCCAAGGACACCATCGTCCTGACCCTGGCCTGCGGCAAGTTCCGCTTCTTCGACAAGCAGCTCGGCGACATCGGCGGCATCCCCCGCCTGCTCGACATCGGCCAGTGCAACGACGCATACTCCGCCGTCCAGATCGCCCTGGCCCTGGCCGACGCCTTCGACTGCGGCGTCAACGACCTGCCCCTGTCCCTGGTCCTGTCCTGGTACGAACAGAAGGCAGTGGCCATCCTGCTCTCCCTGCTCGCCCTGGGCATCAAGAACATCAAGCTCGGGCCCACCCTGCCGGCCTTCATCACCCCCAACGTGCTCAACTACCTGGTCGAAAACTACAACATCGCCCCCATCACCACCCCCGACCAGGACCTCGCCGAACTCCTCGGCTAG
- a CDS encoding MBL fold metallo-hydrolase produces the protein MELTFLVDNNSLVGTQFLAEPALSMFIRDGKTRVLFDAGYSDAFLKNAQRKNIDLLHLDWIALSHGHFDHTWGLDILIRHYFEAAVHKQANSRPVLVAHPKAFTSKRKDAVPELGMLLAEEKLSAQFDLTLTDQPVWLSKRLATLGEIKRVTDFEPPAPLGERNEENGWVEDDLPDDTAMAYVSDTGLVVIAGCAHAGICNTVEQAKRVTGVDSVRTVLGGFHLQKAKPERLDPTTDYLAALDLEALYCCHCTDLAGKIALARKCPVKEVGSGLTLEF, from the coding sequence ATGGAACTGACCTTTCTCGTAGACAACAATTCGCTGGTGGGCACCCAGTTTCTGGCGGAACCGGCGTTATCCATGTTCATCCGGGACGGAAAGACGCGGGTGCTCTTTGACGCGGGCTATTCCGACGCTTTCCTGAAAAACGCCCAGCGCAAGAACATCGACCTGCTGCACCTGGACTGGATCGCGCTGTCCCACGGCCATTTCGACCACACCTGGGGGTTGGACATCCTGATCCGGCATTACTTCGAGGCCGCAGTGCACAAGCAGGCCAATTCGCGCCCCGTGCTGGTGGCCCACCCCAAGGCGTTCACTTCCAAACGCAAGGACGCGGTTCCCGAACTGGGCATGCTGTTGGCCGAGGAAAAGCTGTCTGCGCAGTTTGACCTGACCCTGACGGACCAGCCGGTATGGCTTTCCAAGCGGCTGGCAACGCTGGGTGAAATTAAACGGGTAACGGACTTCGAGCCGCCCGCCCCCCTTGGCGAACGCAACGAGGAAAACGGCTGGGTGGAGGACGACCTGCCGGACGACACGGCCATGGCCTATGTCTCGGACACGGGTCTGGTGGTCATTGCGGGCTGCGCCCACGCAGGCATCTGCAACACGGTGGAACAGGCAAAGCGGGTGACGGGCGTGGACAGCGTGCGCACGGTCCTCGGCGGCTTCCACCTGCAAAAGGCCAAGCCCGAACGGCTGGACCCGACCACTGACTACCTGGCCGCCCTCGACCTTGAGGCGCTCTACTGCTGCCACTGCACCGACCTGGCGGGCAAAATAGCCCTGGCCAGGAAATGCCCGGTCAAGGAAGTGGGTTCCGGGCTGACGCTTGAATTCTAA
- the buk gene encoding butyrate kinase → MSVLVINPGSTSTKLAVFEEGNCLASSELQHDRQALSRFVRVADQFDYRLHEVGKFLADSGTDAARLRAVAGRGGLLRPMDGGVYAVSDDMVADLKSARYGEHPCNLGALLALEVAREMNIPAYVVDPAVTDELMDAARLTGLPGIRRRSLFHALNQRGVARMVADRLGIDYASSDFIVCHMGGGVSIGAHRHGRVVDVSNGLDGEGPFTPERTGGLPLLPVIDLLKRGDMDLDGLRHAVVKEGGLYAHLATNDPREVVARIEEGDEQAALVFDGLAYAVAKHVGAMAPALADERGHVHVAAVILTGGLARSGPLVAEISRMIRYLGPVEVVPGEVEMASLAAGVERVLSGSEPARAYYNAVD, encoded by the coding sequence GTGAGCGTCCTGGTCATCAACCCCGGCTCCACCTCGACCAAGCTGGCCGTGTTCGAGGAAGGGAACTGCCTGGCGTCCTCGGAGCTCCAGCACGACCGGCAGGCCCTTTCCCGGTTTGTCCGGGTGGCCGACCAGTTCGACTACCGGCTGCATGAGGTTGGGAAGTTCCTGGCCGATTCCGGTACGGACGCGGCCCGGCTGCGCGCCGTTGCCGGGCGCGGCGGATTGTTGCGCCCGATGGATGGCGGCGTTTACGCCGTGTCGGACGATATGGTCGCCGACCTGAAATCGGCCCGGTACGGCGAGCATCCCTGCAACCTGGGCGCGCTGCTTGCCCTGGAAGTGGCGCGGGAGATGAATATCCCCGCCTACGTCGTGGACCCGGCGGTGACGGACGAACTGATGGATGCGGCCCGGCTGACCGGATTGCCCGGGATCAGGCGGCGCAGCCTTTTTCATGCGTTGAACCAGCGCGGCGTGGCCCGCATGGTGGCCGACCGGCTGGGCATCGATTACGCGAGCAGCGATTTCATCGTCTGTCACATGGGCGGCGGCGTCTCCATCGGGGCGCACCGCCACGGTCGGGTGGTGGACGTGTCCAACGGCCTGGACGGCGAGGGGCCGTTCACCCCGGAGCGGACCGGCGGGTTGCCCCTGCTGCCGGTCATCGACCTGCTCAAGCGGGGCGACATGGACCTGGACGGGCTCAGGCACGCGGTGGTCAAGGAAGGCGGGCTGTACGCCCACCTCGCCACCAATGATCCGCGCGAAGTGGTGGCCCGCATCGAAGAGGGCGACGAACAGGCCGCCCTTGTTTTCGACGGGCTGGCCTATGCCGTGGCCAAGCATGTTGGGGCCATGGCCCCGGCTCTGGCCGACGAGCGCGGCCATGTGCACGTGGCCGCCGTGATCCTGACCGGCGGCCTGGCCCGGAGCGGCCCGCTGGTGGCCGAGATATCCCGGATGATACGCTATCTCGGCCCCGTTGAGGTGGTGCCCGGCGAAGTGGAGATGGCCTCCCTGGCCGCAGGGGTGGAGCGGGTCCTGAGCGGCTCGGAGCCAGCGCGGGCATATTATAACGCCGTTGATTGA